The window GTATGCTCGGCCATAATGGAGTTTCCTTCGGGAATCACAATCCCTTCGCCTGTGCCCACAATGGTATTATTGGCCGGGCGAAAAATTGCTTTCTCGCCATTAATTACAAAGCTGATAGCATAACAATTAAATACAACCCTGCTGTGTTGCAGGCTATCCTTTTCGGCATAATGTACAAATGAAATGTCACCTGCGGTTATGCGCCGTTGGTTTTCGGTAGCCTGGGGTATGTAAATGTTGGTCATTATTCGTTCCTTCACAGGTTAAATCTGTGGGTATAGCAGTTAAGCCCTGTTAAAGTATTTGCTCGGTAGTAGATTTGGGGATTTGCAAAGCCGGGTTAAAATTAGGGATTAGCTGTTTTACCTTATCGCTCGTAGAGTTATTTAAATCTAAAAAGGACCATGTTTTGCCACCATCCTTACTTATTGCCAATAGATAACTGTGGCTGATTATATGAGCATTTGGGAGTTTGATGGTTAAGTTCTCGGGCACAATGCAATGGGTTTCGGCACCTGCTTTGTAAAATTTTCCGGGAGAGCCTATTGTGGCTCTTTCAAAAATCACTCCCTGGGTTTTCATTTGTACCATACCCTGGTTAACTATCGATATCATTTTTTGCTTACCGCCCGCCATTTGTACTGCTTTAGGATAAGTATGGTTTATAATAGTTGCGTAATCGCCGGCTATCATGGCCTGTGCCAAAATATTAGCTTGTTGTTTTACCGCAGTTGTATCCTGGGCTAATACGTTTAATGGCAAAATAGCAATGGCGAATAGGTAAATTATGATTTTTTTCATGGTATATATTGATGATCTTTTCCGGGTTATTAATGTAACCCTGAATCTAATATAAGCTTTCGACAGGTTATAAAAAATATATTTTAATTTGGATGCGGTTTAACGTTATTACCAATATCGAAACAGGTTTGCCAATACAGCAAAACGGTACTTCACCTAAACGATAGTAGCAGCAAAAGGGCAGCGGCACTATATCTGTATAAATCCCATTACACAATGCAGGCATCGTTAATTTTAGGTAACTTCATGTTAAAAAACATAATTGTTTCCGGATGATGTTAAAATGCCTGATCAAAATAGTATCTCCGGTCATTTTAATGGCAGGTTTGCTGGGCTGTAGCCATGGTAAACAGGTATTTAAAAGTGATTGCAATGACGATTACTCGCCCGTTTATAAACGTGTTCCTTTTACCGAGCTGGTAAAAAATCTTAAAAAATACGACGGGCAATATGTAAAGGTTACCGGTAAATATATAGAAGCGCCGGAGCAATCCGCTTTGTTTAATGATAGCCTTTTTGCCGATCGCTCGGCAGAGCACGCTATCTGGATAAATTTTAACCCCGATTGCCCGCTTTACCTGGAGGGAACGCGAACAGGTCTTTTTCAATATAATAATGGCCAGTTTACACAAATAAATGATAAACATGTAACTATAAAGGGGCGGGTTGATGCCCACGATACCGGGCACTTAAACCAATATAAAGGGGCTATTGAAAGAATTAGTTATATCAAGTTATAAATAGGCTCTTTTTTAAATCTCCAGTTTTAAACCATCGTAAGCCAGCCGGATATTAGGTGGCAACTCGGCAGATATATCCTGGTGTTTGCCCAGGCGGTGACTTATATGGGTAAGATAAGTAGTTTCGGCACCAATTTCGATGGCGAAATCAATAGCCTCATCGAGTGTAAAGTGCGAGATATGGGTTTGCTTTTGCAGGGCATTGATCACCAATATTTTTGAGCCTTTTATTTTTTCTTTTTCGGCCTCCGATACGGTTTTGGCATCGGTGATATAGGTGAAATCATTTATCCTGAAGCCCAGTACCGGTAGCCGGTAGTGCAAAACCTCGATTGGGATAAATTTTACACTGCCAATATTAAATGGATCTAAACCGATGGGATGTACGGTAACCTGCGGAATACCCGGATAGCCTGTACCATCAAACACATAAGGGAATTCGCGGGCAAGCGCGCGTTGTACCC is drawn from Mucilaginibacter ginsenosidivorax and contains these coding sequences:
- a CDS encoding MBL fold metallo-hydrolase; translation: MTITFLGTGTSQGVPVIACGCEVCTSADAYDKRLRTSILIEAEDKTIVIDSGPDFRYQMLRAGVKRLDAIVYTHEHKDHIAGMDDIRAFNYFQQGPVDVYADFRVQRALAREFPYVFDGTGYPGIPQVTVHPIGLDPFNIGSVKFIPIEVLHYRLPVLGFRINDFTYITDAKTVSEAEKEKIKGSKILVINALQKQTHISHFTLDEAIDFAIEIGAETTYLTHISHRLGKHQDISAELPPNIRLAYDGLKLEI